One Amorphoplanes digitatis genomic window carries:
- a CDS encoding universal stress protein, which yields MRTYPVVVGADGTDSSRSAVRWAAREAHLRNLPLKVAHVFDWEWREARYDMSHEYLGLARKVAENITAAAVHDARLVADRLDVEGEQLLGHATARLLAESETAELMVLGNRGRGGFASMLLGSVSQRVATHAACPVVVVRGRGDAAEGPVVAGVDDSPAADGVLETAFDAAARRGSGLSVVRSYLPVIPLWLAADVRPADVDMPETDAEERARLDEQLAPWRAKHPEVPVEVLLTHEGAAAALVKASAGAQLVVVGSHGHGGITGTLLGSAGLQLLHHGECPVYVTRPPARTRK from the coding sequence ATGAGAACCTATCCCGTCGTCGTCGGTGCCGACGGCACCGACTCCAGCAGATCCGCGGTGCGATGGGCGGCGCGCGAGGCACACCTGCGCAACCTGCCACTCAAAGTCGCGCACGTCTTCGACTGGGAGTGGCGCGAGGCTCGGTACGACATGAGCCACGAATATCTGGGCCTGGCTCGCAAGGTCGCCGAGAACATCACCGCCGCCGCCGTTCACGATGCGCGGCTGGTGGCGGACCGGCTCGACGTGGAAGGGGAGCAGCTACTCGGCCACGCTACCGCGCGGCTGCTCGCCGAGTCCGAGACCGCCGAGCTGATGGTGCTCGGTAACCGGGGCCGTGGGGGATTCGCCAGCATGCTTCTGGGCTCGGTGAGTCAGCGGGTGGCCACCCATGCCGCGTGCCCGGTGGTCGTGGTCCGCGGCCGCGGCGACGCCGCCGAGGGGCCGGTCGTCGCAGGCGTGGACGATTCCCCGGCTGCCGACGGCGTCCTGGAAACCGCTTTCGACGCGGCCGCCCGGCGCGGTAGCGGGCTGTCCGTGGTGCGGTCGTATCTGCCCGTCATCCCGCTCTGGCTGGCCGCCGACGTCCGTCCGGCCGACGTTGACATGCCGGAGACCGACGCGGAAGAACGCGCGCGGCTGGACGAGCAGTTGGCCCCGTGGCGGGCTAAGCATCCTGAGGTACCGGTCGAGGTGTTGCTCACCCATGAGGGTGCCGCCGCCGCTCTGGTCAAGGCGTCGGCCGGGGCTCAGCTCGTGGTGGTGGGTAGTCATGGGCACGGCGGAATCACCGGGACCCTGCTGGGTTCGGCCGGCCTGCAGTTGCTGCACCACGGCGAGTGCCCGGTGTACGTCACCCGTCCGCCGGCCCGCACGCGGAAGTAG
- a CDS encoding ABC transporter ATP-binding protein, with protein MATIAVHDLVRAYGSVRAVDGITFTVDEGEIFALLGPNGAGKTTTVEILEGYRTRDSGTVEVLGYDPATGGAAYRARIGVVLQSAGFEEEFTVRELVRLQAALYPRRHEPDELIDVVGLGEKRTTRVKGLSGGQRRRLDLALGLAGAPDLLFLDEPTTGFDPAARHHAWDLIADLRELGTTILLTTHYLEEAQRLADRVAVLRGGRLLTEGTPQELRDASDLPTVISCRIPAVIADLPELSARPRLRDGRLRLVTRAPVPDTSRLTGWATAHGIVLSDFAVTPPALEDVYLALTEEHDDDR; from the coding sequence ATGGCCACCATCGCGGTACACGACCTCGTCCGGGCCTACGGGTCGGTGCGGGCGGTCGACGGCATCACCTTCACGGTGGACGAGGGCGAGATCTTCGCACTCCTCGGGCCCAACGGTGCCGGCAAGACGACCACGGTGGAGATACTGGAGGGCTACCGCACACGGGACTCCGGCACGGTCGAGGTGCTGGGCTACGACCCGGCGACCGGCGGCGCGGCCTACCGGGCGCGGATCGGCGTCGTTCTGCAGTCTGCCGGGTTCGAAGAGGAATTCACCGTCCGGGAGCTGGTACGCCTGCAGGCCGCCCTGTACCCGCGCCGGCACGAACCCGACGAGCTGATCGATGTCGTCGGGCTCGGCGAAAAGCGGACCACCCGGGTCAAGGGCCTCTCCGGTGGGCAGCGGCGGCGTCTCGATCTCGCGCTCGGCCTGGCCGGCGCGCCGGACCTGCTCTTTCTCGACGAGCCGACCACCGGTTTCGACCCGGCCGCCCGGCACCACGCCTGGGACCTCATCGCGGACCTGCGCGAGCTCGGCACCACGATCCTGCTGACCACGCATTACCTGGAAGAGGCGCAACGGCTCGCCGACCGGGTCGCGGTGTTGCGCGGGGGCCGGCTGCTGACCGAGGGCACTCCACAAGAGCTACGGGACGCGAGTGACCTGCCGACCGTGATCAGCTGCCGGATACCCGCGGTCATAGCGGACCTACCCGAGCTGAGTGCCCGGCCCCGACTCCGCGACGGCCGGCTGCGACTCGTCACCCGCGCACCGGTGCCGGACACCTCGCGCCTGACCGGCTGGGCGACCGCCCACGGGATCGTCCTGTCCGACTTCGCTGTCACCCCGCCCGCGCTGGAGGACGTGTACCTCGCACTGACCGAGGAGCACGACGATGACCGTTGA
- a CDS encoding DoxX family membrane protein has translation MTTTGHGTTTHLEKVEAPGSMLTHAAAKALAVLRVSTGFVFLWAFFDKTFGWGYATPAAKAWINGGSPTKGFLSSVEVGPFQSFFHSIAGDTWTNWAFMLGLLGIGVALTAGIGLRIAAGALALMMAMMWAAEWPLASGSSNPVTDYHFIYAVVGIVLALTYAGHTWGLGRQWARLPIVQKNRWLI, from the coding sequence ATGACCACCACCGGCCACGGCACCACCACCCACCTCGAAAAGGTCGAGGCGCCCGGCTCCATGCTCACCCACGCCGCCGCCAAGGCGCTGGCCGTGCTGCGCGTCTCCACTGGCTTCGTGTTCCTGTGGGCATTCTTCGACAAGACCTTCGGCTGGGGCTACGCCACCCCGGCGGCCAAGGCCTGGATCAACGGCGGCTCCCCCACCAAAGGCTTCCTGTCCAGCGTCGAGGTCGGCCCGTTCCAGAGCTTCTTCCACAGCATCGCCGGCGACACCTGGACCAACTGGGCGTTCATGCTCGGCCTGCTCGGCATCGGCGTCGCCCTGACCGCCGGCATCGGCCTGCGCATCGCCGCCGGCGCCCTCGCCCTGATGATGGCCATGATGTGGGCAGCGGAATGGCCGCTCGCCTCCGGCTCCAGCAACCCCGTCACCGACTACCACTTCATCTACGCGGTCGTCGGGATCGTCCTGGCACTCACCTACGCCGGACACACCTGGGGCCTCGGACGCCAGTGGGCCAGGCTACCCATCGTCCAGAAGAACCGCTGGCTCATCTGA
- a CDS encoding Acg family FMN-binding oxidoreductase, translating into MTVLEQAARASLDAPSVFNTQPWTWRIAGETLELYPDPGRKLDTTDPEGRLLLISCGVALHHARTALAATGWSVTVERLPEGSPPEPLARIRLGEERPPDPEAQRAAAAIPLRRTDRRAFGDREVTDSELARLRRLVESEGAYLHVVRPDQVTMLAIAAELAGGAELDDPAYRAELRRWTHRPGSTGDGVPPETAVRPELRRVPVRDFTPDGTAGLAAGAARDQGAAYVIVFGGDDQPVSLLRGGEALSALLLAATADGLATAPISDVVEVEWPRHLLRSLLADIGQPYLVVRLGYVTSRDPLPASPRRPAGDAIIVVR; encoded by the coding sequence ATGACCGTGCTCGAGCAGGCCGCCCGCGCGTCGCTGGACGCGCCGTCGGTCTTCAACACCCAGCCGTGGACCTGGCGGATTGCCGGTGAGACTCTCGAGCTGTACCCGGACCCGGGCCGCAAGCTGGACACCACCGACCCAGAGGGGCGGCTGCTGCTGATCAGCTGCGGCGTCGCGTTGCACCATGCCCGGACGGCGCTGGCCGCCACCGGCTGGTCCGTGACCGTCGAACGGCTGCCGGAGGGCTCACCACCCGAGCCGCTGGCCCGGATCAGGCTCGGAGAAGAGAGGCCGCCGGACCCGGAGGCGCAGCGGGCGGCCGCCGCGATCCCGCTTCGCCGTACCGACCGGCGTGCGTTCGGCGATCGGGAGGTGACCGACTCCGAGCTCGCCAGGTTGCGCCGCTTGGTCGAGTCCGAGGGCGCCTACCTGCATGTGGTGCGGCCCGACCAGGTCACGATGCTGGCGATTGCGGCCGAGCTCGCCGGTGGTGCCGAGCTCGACGACCCCGCGTACCGCGCTGAACTGCGGCGGTGGACCCACCGTCCGGGTTCCACCGGCGACGGTGTGCCGCCGGAGACCGCGGTGCGACCCGAGCTGCGCCGGGTGCCGGTGCGCGACTTCACCCCCGACGGCACCGCCGGGCTCGCCGCCGGCGCCGCGCGCGATCAGGGCGCGGCGTACGTCATCGTGTTCGGCGGCGACGACCAGCCGGTGAGCCTGCTCCGTGGCGGCGAGGCGCTGTCCGCCCTGCTGTTGGCGGCGACCGCCGACGGCTTGGCTACGGCGCCGATCAGCGATGTCGTTGAGGTCGAATGGCCCCGACACCTGCTGCGCAGCCTGCTCGCCGACATCGGCCAGCCCTACCTCGTGGTCCGTCTCGGCTACGTCACGTCGCGGGATCCCCTGCCTGCGTCACCTCGTCGCCCGGCAGGCGACGCCATCATCGTCGTCAGGTAG
- a CDS encoding universal stress protein: MPGIDAVTEVRPVVACVDGSRTTPATVDLAAAEAVRHRAPLLIAHVWPGRYTGVFRSRGAVASPADGRRLLDVSAQRAQLGSPDLPVSTELLDGGAADMLTRLSGRAQLIVVAHRDDALTRVSWGSTAAYLAHYGACPVLVHRGAAPSAGPVVVAASARPTGATTLGYAFAEAAMRGSSLVAVHMWTRRGSEDGPRPAVVAGGYSVERREAERALAEALAGWAAPYPHVPIDRLAVPDLDMGYTIERASQRGRLLVAGIGRHGRFAEWLYGSAGPSRTAVRVVACPVVLVPGGWQAGVPVPAYGGPVAADPA, encoded by the coding sequence ATGCCTGGAATCGACGCGGTTACAGAGGTTCGGCCGGTAGTGGCTTGCGTGGACGGCTCGCGTACCACTCCGGCGACGGTCGATCTCGCCGCCGCGGAGGCGGTACGCCATCGGGCTCCGCTGTTGATCGCCCACGTCTGGCCGGGCAGGTACACCGGCGTCTTCCGCAGCCGCGGCGCGGTGGCCTCGCCGGCAGACGGCCGGCGCCTGCTCGACGTTTCGGCGCAGCGGGCGCAACTGGGCTCGCCGGACCTGCCCGTCAGCACCGAGCTGCTGGACGGTGGCGCCGCGGACATGCTCACGAGACTGTCGGGGCGGGCCCAGCTGATCGTCGTGGCGCACCGTGATGACGCTCTGACCCGTGTCAGCTGGGGTTCAACCGCGGCGTACCTCGCACACTACGGCGCCTGCCCGGTGCTCGTGCATCGCGGAGCAGCGCCGAGCGCGGGGCCTGTCGTAGTGGCGGCGTCCGCGCGTCCGACGGGAGCCACGACGCTCGGCTACGCCTTCGCCGAGGCCGCGATGCGGGGGAGCTCGCTCGTGGCGGTGCACATGTGGACGCGCCGGGGCAGCGAGGACGGTCCGAGGCCTGCCGTGGTGGCGGGCGGCTATTCGGTGGAGCGCCGCGAGGCCGAGCGGGCGCTGGCCGAGGCGCTGGCCGGCTGGGCCGCGCCGTACCCGCACGTTCCGATCGACCGCCTTGCCGTGCCCGACCTCGACATGGGTTACACGATCGAACGCGCCTCACAGCGTGGGCGGCTGTTGGTCGCGGGCATCGGCCGGCACGGACGCTTCGCGGAATGGTTGTACGGTTCGGCCGGTCCGAGTCGCACAGCCGTGCGGGTGGTGGCGTGCCCGGTGGTGCTGGTGCCCGGGGGGTGGCAGGCCGGAGTTCCGGTGCCGGCCTACGGTGGCCCGGTCGCGGCCGATCCAGCCTGA
- a CDS encoding DUF4389 domain-containing protein, with product MKRYPVRVEARRDEDLSRWLWLVKWLLLAPHYLALFVLWTGLVVVTAVAYLALLFTGRYPASIRAYNTGVLRWT from the coding sequence ATGAAACGCTACCCCGTGCGGGTCGAGGCGCGCCGCGACGAGGATCTGAGCCGCTGGCTCTGGCTCGTCAAGTGGCTTCTGCTCGCCCCGCACTACCTCGCCCTGTTCGTCCTCTGGACCGGTCTCGTGGTGGTCACCGCGGTGGCCTACCTGGCCCTGTTGTTCACCGGCCGGTATCCGGCCTCGATCCGGGCCTACAACACCGGAGTCCTCCGCTGGACCTGA
- a CDS encoding ABC transporter permease, translating to MTVEQVPTRVGLPVRHTRPAGVPALTVHAVRAFLRNPIAVFFTLAFPLAFLVIVSSIIGRQVTGDGIAVTQFLVAPFAVFGVAQASFTMLAVDTAVMRESGVLLRLRAAPVPAWTVLAARIGASMIVSGAVVALLATVGVLAYEVEIPWRKVPAMLVTLLLGVACCAALGLALASATRTVGAAQTLAQGLLIPLAFISDVFIVGADLPRWLAATGSVLPLKHFAQALAETFRPGEGYGFTPHHLAVLAGWAAAGAVIARRSFGWQPRVSSRPPTVTPTRRPGPARLTMPRERRRWAPGALLRGQIGYALLGLRRDPLSVFFAVVFPALLLMLLPTVFGNARVHGLPMARYLFAGMAAYTAAVVGYVDLTEAVVGARSAGVLKRLRGTPLPFRWYVAGRVCATLITVLLACAVLAAVGIGFLGVSVAAGGVPALLLALGAGSLCFSALGLALAALMPSARSLIAVTLGTLLPLCFISEVFVVGDQPLPGPLTAVADVFPLRHLLQALLAATGSGDTGAGIAWNHLSIVAGWTVLALLVARWRRGALAGP from the coding sequence ATGACCGTTGAGCAGGTGCCCACGCGGGTCGGGCTGCCGGTCCGGCACACCCGGCCGGCCGGGGTACCGGCGCTGACCGTCCATGCCGTACGCGCGTTCCTGCGCAACCCGATCGCCGTGTTCTTCACCCTCGCGTTCCCGTTGGCGTTCCTGGTCATCGTCTCGTCGATCATCGGGCGCCAGGTCACCGGCGACGGCATTGCCGTGACACAGTTCCTGGTCGCGCCGTTCGCCGTCTTCGGCGTCGCCCAGGCGTCCTTCACCATGCTCGCCGTGGACACCGCCGTCATGCGGGAGAGCGGCGTGCTCCTTCGCCTGCGCGCCGCGCCCGTGCCCGCGTGGACCGTCCTGGCCGCCCGGATCGGCGCCTCGATGATCGTCTCCGGGGCGGTGGTGGCCCTGCTCGCCACCGTCGGAGTACTCGCTTACGAGGTCGAAATCCCCTGGCGCAAGGTGCCGGCGATGCTGGTCACGCTGCTGCTCGGAGTCGCCTGCTGTGCGGCGCTCGGCCTGGCGCTGGCCTCCGCGACCCGGACCGTCGGGGCGGCACAGACCCTTGCCCAGGGCTTGTTGATCCCGCTGGCGTTCATCTCGGACGTTTTCATCGTCGGTGCCGACCTCCCCCGCTGGCTGGCGGCAACCGGCTCGGTCCTGCCCCTCAAGCACTTCGCTCAGGCCCTGGCCGAGACCTTCCGCCCCGGCGAGGGGTACGGCTTCACACCGCACCATCTCGCCGTCCTCGCCGGCTGGGCGGCGGCCGGCGCGGTGATCGCCCGCCGCAGCTTCGGCTGGCAGCCGCGGGTCTCGTCGCGTCCACCGACGGTCACCCCCACGCGGAGGCCCGGACCCGCGCGGCTGACGATGCCCCGCGAACGCCGGCGCTGGGCGCCCGGTGCGCTGCTTCGGGGCCAGATCGGGTACGCGCTGCTCGGCCTGCGCCGCGACCCGCTCTCGGTCTTCTTCGCCGTCGTCTTCCCGGCGCTGCTGCTGATGCTCCTGCCGACGGTCTTCGGCAACGCCCGCGTACATGGCCTTCCGATGGCCCGGTACCTGTTCGCCGGGATGGCGGCCTACACCGCCGCGGTGGTCGGCTATGTGGACCTGACCGAGGCTGTGGTGGGTGCCCGCTCCGCGGGTGTCCTCAAACGGCTGCGCGGCACTCCCCTGCCGTTCCGCTGGTACGTCGCGGGCCGGGTGTGCGCGACCCTGATCACCGTGCTGCTCGCCTGCGCCGTGCTCGCCGCGGTCGGCATCGGCTTCCTCGGCGTCAGCGTCGCCGCCGGCGGTGTACCGGCGCTGCTGCTCGCGCTCGGCGCCGGGTCTCTGTGCTTCTCCGCGCTCGGCCTGGCGCTCGCCGCTCTCATGCCGTCGGCACGTTCGCTGATCGCCGTCACTCTCGGCACGCTGCTGCCGCTCTGCTTCATCTCGGAGGTCTTCGTCGTCGGCGATCAGCCGCTGCCCGGCCCGCTCACCGCCGTGGCCGACGTGTTTCCGCTCCGCCACCTCCTGCAGGCGTTGCTCGCCGCGACCGGATCCGGCGACACCGGCGCGGGTATCGCCTGGAATCATCTGTCCATCGTCGCCGGATGGACGGTGCTCGCCCTACTGGTGGCCCGATGGCGACGCGGCGCCCTCGCCGGACCCTGA
- a CDS encoding DUF1918 domain-containing protein, whose protein sequence is MIAEIGDRIILEAAHLGDLRRIGVITAITHADGGPPYEVRWLDDGRTTLIFPGPEARVEHPAVPARGR, encoded by the coding sequence ATGATCGCTGAGATTGGTGATCGAATCATCCTCGAGGCGGCCCATCTCGGCGATCTCCGCCGGATCGGCGTCATCACCGCAATCACCCATGCCGACGGCGGACCACCGTACGAGGTGCGGTGGCTCGACGACGGCCGCACCACGCTGATTTTTCCCGGTCCGGAGGCACGGGTCGAACACCCCGCCGTGCCGGCCCGCGGCAGGTGA
- a CDS encoding DUF4389 domain-containing protein gives MAAAARLALAGTATWSFGGGDTRTAVPVSVIGAALLIAGAALLFTGRYPPGLHDLLVGIARWNLRVAAYLTLLTPRYPPLRLDQGGAEPEAESGGPPATARDEAMRTSAAGPITALMAGVLLLAPAAGLGIGGGALLALGASRDHAGYVTSPTLQLASATAAVTVENLTIVDADLWARNLTDAGGLRITATAPDGRAVFVGIAPQQAVDAWLAGTAHDKVVGLTAGIPDYRRAVGAVRAVDDPAIQPFWLAAGTGSGRTTLQWEVVDGEFAVVVANADGAPGVSADVRGALQVPDLSALGGGLLAAGLVLGLVALGLIVLGGVGLGRRHSGPPPGAGPVGPAPTPLPPVAVGS, from the coding sequence GTGGCTGCCGCTGCTCGCCTGGCGCTCGCCGGCACGGCCACCTGGTCCTTCGGCGGCGGCGACACGCGCACGGCGGTACCCGTCAGCGTGATCGGCGCCGCGCTCCTTATCGCCGGCGCGGCCCTGCTGTTCACCGGACGCTACCCGCCCGGTCTGCATGACCTGCTGGTCGGCATCGCGCGGTGGAACCTGCGGGTGGCCGCGTACCTGACGCTGCTGACACCGCGTTACCCGCCGCTACGCCTCGACCAGGGCGGCGCCGAGCCGGAAGCGGAGTCGGGCGGACCGCCGGCGACAGCCCGGGACGAGGCGATGAGAACCTCGGCGGCCGGTCCGATCACCGCGCTGATGGCAGGCGTTCTGTTGCTGGCGCCCGCGGCCGGCCTCGGGATCGGCGGCGGCGCGCTACTGGCCCTGGGGGCGAGCCGCGATCACGCGGGTTACGTGACCAGCCCGACACTTCAGCTGGCCAGCGCCACGGCCGCGGTCACCGTGGAGAACCTCACGATCGTCGACGCCGATCTCTGGGCGCGCAACCTCACCGACGCCGGCGGGCTGCGTATCACCGCGACCGCGCCGGACGGGCGTGCCGTCTTCGTCGGCATCGCTCCGCAGCAGGCAGTCGACGCATGGTTGGCCGGGACCGCGCACGACAAGGTGGTCGGCCTCACCGCGGGCATCCCGGACTACCGCCGGGCGGTCGGCGCCGTGCGGGCCGTCGACGATCCGGCGATCCAGCCGTTCTGGCTGGCCGCGGGGACCGGATCGGGCAGGACCACGCTGCAGTGGGAGGTCGTGGACGGTGAATTCGCCGTGGTGGTAGCGAACGCCGACGGTGCTCCGGGGGTGTCGGCGGATGTCCGCGGGGCCCTCCAGGTACCCGACCTGTCGGCCCTCGGCGGCGGATTGCTCGCCGCGGGTCTCGTTCTCGGCCTCGTGGCGCTGGGCCTCATCGTGCTCGGTGGCGTGGGACTGGGGCGCCGGCACAGCGGGCCGCCGCCCGGCGCCGGCCCGGTGGGTCCGGCTCCCACTCCGCTGCCACCGGTCGCGGTCGGCTCATAG
- a CDS encoding TetR/AcrR family transcriptional regulator codes for MGRPTGDPAFEDLTARARIRDAAVRLFAEGGVDGTTVRDIAQAAGVSPGLLRHHFGSKESLREVCDLYVLDRLVRIKEELLLDGKMASPGFLPSVHPTILLFYRYVTRALLDGSPRAAAMFDDMVLLTEQWISKNTPDVTEDYRGYAAVLVGMQSGILAMHDHVSRALGVDIFTADGHLRMAGALADFYSHPLLDPKFVAQARQAMESLRATNPPTAAGTDPRDEGA; via the coding sequence GTGGGACGCCCAACAGGTGATCCGGCGTTCGAGGACCTCACCGCCCGGGCCCGGATCAGGGACGCCGCGGTCCGCCTGTTCGCGGAAGGCGGCGTCGACGGCACGACGGTCCGCGACATCGCACAGGCTGCCGGGGTGTCACCGGGCCTGTTGCGGCACCACTTCGGGTCCAAGGAGTCGCTGCGGGAGGTGTGCGACCTCTACGTGCTGGACCGGCTCGTGAGGATCAAGGAGGAACTCCTCCTCGACGGCAAGATGGCCAGCCCGGGCTTCCTCCCGTCGGTCCATCCGACGATCCTGCTGTTCTATCGGTACGTCACCCGGGCCCTGCTCGACGGCTCACCCCGAGCCGCGGCGATGTTCGATGACATGGTGCTGCTGACCGAGCAGTGGATCAGCAAGAACACGCCGGACGTCACCGAGGACTACCGGGGATACGCGGCGGTGCTCGTCGGCATGCAGTCCGGGATCCTCGCGATGCACGACCACGTGTCCCGCGCGCTGGGCGTCGACATCTTCACCGCCGACGGACACCTGCGCATGGCCGGCGCCCTGGCCGACTTCTACTCACACCCGCTGCTCGATCCCAAGTTCGTCGCACAGGCCCGCCAGGCGATGGAGTCGCTGCGGGCCACCAATCCGCCTACCGCCGCGGGGACCGACCCCAGGGACGAAGGAGCATGA
- a CDS encoding response regulator, with protein MIRVFLLDDHEVVRRGLLDLLQADGDIEVVGESGSAQEATRRIPALRPDVAVLDARLPDGNGIDVCRDIRAVDSTIKGLILTSYEDDEALFAAIMAGASGYVLKQIRGTDLVDAVRRVAAGQSLLDPAVTQRVLERIRNGVEQPRELASLTDQERKILEYVAEGLTNREIAGRMFLAEKTVKNYVSSLLAKLGLERRTQAAVLATRLLGEHSG; from the coding sequence ATGATCCGAGTCTTTCTCCTCGACGACCACGAGGTGGTCCGCCGCGGCCTGCTCGATCTGCTGCAGGCCGACGGCGACATCGAGGTGGTCGGCGAGTCCGGCTCGGCTCAGGAGGCGACCCGCCGCATCCCCGCGCTGCGTCCCGACGTTGCCGTGCTCGACGCCCGGCTGCCCGACGGCAACGGCATCGACGTCTGCCGCGACATCCGGGCCGTCGACTCCACGATCAAGGGCCTGATCCTGACCTCGTACGAGGACGACGAGGCGCTCTTCGCGGCGATCATGGCCGGCGCCTCGGGGTACGTGCTGAAGCAGATCCGCGGCACCGACCTGGTCGACGCCGTCCGCCGGGTCGCCGCCGGGCAGTCGCTGCTCGACCCGGCCGTCACCCAGCGGGTGCTGGAACGCATCCGCAACGGCGTCGAACAGCCCCGCGAGCTGGCCTCGCTCACCGACCAGGAACGCAAGATCCTCGAGTACGTCGCCGAAGGGCTCACCAACCGCGAGATCGCCGGCCGGATGTTCCTGGCGGAGAAGACCGTCAAGAACTACGTCTCCAGCCTGCTCGCCAAGCTCGGCCTGGAGCGGCGCACCCAGGCAGCGGTGCTGGCCACCCGGCTGCTCGGCGAGCATTCAGGCTGA
- a CDS encoding ABC transporter ATP-binding protein, translating to MTEAIRADALVKTFGRTRALDGLDLVVQTGEVHGFLGPNGAGKSTTIRILLGLLRADAGAVRLLGGDPWRDTAELHRRLAYVPGDVTLWPNLSGGEVIDLLGRLRGGLDLKRRAELLERFDLDPSKKGRTYSKGNRQKVALIAALASDVDLLLLDEPTSGLDPLMEEVFRQVIREEQRRDGRTVLLSSHILAEVEALCERVTIIREGRAVETGTLAGMRHLTRTSIQVDLAGPANGLAELPGVHDVQTYNGTVRFDVDTTALDAVLRQLTTVGIRSLTSQPPTLEELFLRHYDRTEAAR from the coding sequence ATGACCGAGGCGATCCGCGCGGACGCGCTGGTCAAGACGTTCGGGCGCACGCGTGCGCTCGACGGGCTCGATCTCGTTGTGCAGACCGGGGAGGTGCACGGCTTCCTCGGCCCCAACGGCGCCGGCAAGTCCACCACCATCCGGATCCTGCTCGGGCTGCTCCGCGCCGACGCCGGCGCGGTCCGCCTGCTCGGCGGCGACCCATGGCGGGACACCGCCGAACTGCACCGCCGCCTGGCGTACGTGCCCGGCGACGTCACGCTGTGGCCCAACCTTTCGGGCGGCGAGGTCATCGACCTGCTGGGCCGGCTCCGCGGCGGCCTCGACCTGAAACGCCGCGCCGAGCTGCTCGAGCGCTTCGATCTCGACCCGAGCAAGAAGGGCAGGACCTACTCGAAGGGCAACCGGCAGAAGGTCGCGCTCATCGCCGCCCTCGCCTCCGACGTCGACCTGCTCCTGCTCGACGAGCCGACCTCCGGCCTCGACCCGCTGATGGAGGAGGTCTTCCGTCAGGTGATCCGCGAGGAGCAGCGGCGTGACGGCCGTACCGTCCTGCTGTCCAGCCACATCCTCGCCGAGGTCGAGGCGCTCTGCGAACGGGTGACCATCATCCGCGAGGGCCGCGCGGTCGAGACCGGCACGCTCGCCGGCATGCGGCACCTGACCCGTACCTCGATCCAGGTCGACCTCGCCGGGCCCGCGAACGGTCTCGCCGAGCTTCCCGGCGTGCACGACGTGCAGACCTACAACGGCACCGTGCGCTTCGATGTGGACACCACCGCGCTCGACGCCGTGCTGCGGCAGCTCACCACGGTGGGCATCCGGAGCCTGACCAGTCAGCCACCGACCCTGGAGGAGCTGTTCCTGCGCCACTACGACCGGACGGAGGCGGCCCGGTGA
- a CDS encoding Acg family FMN-binding oxidoreductase has product MNANANLVTRAEARVALESAARASLRAPSVFNTQPWKWRITGDIAELSSDPERRLGVTDAEGRLLLLSCGGALHHARVALAAQGWCAQVDRLPDDRSPDLLARIRVTGRTAPDSEAGSLADAISRRRTDRRAFGERRLSDETLARLSRLVEAEGARLHQVPDERVPVLSVVVDQAADVEYFDPAHRSELTRWTHRPAWTGDGVPPATAVQTSLRRVPSRNFLPSGSPGLLAGAGGDEGAAYVILFGAGDRPLDLLCGGEAMSALLLGATAEGVATAPISEAVEVAWPRQLLRRLLPDVGEPFLIVRLGYVDSDEVLPVSPRREAHDTIQVDD; this is encoded by the coding sequence ATGAACGCCAACGCCAACCTTGTCACGCGCGCCGAAGCCCGCGTGGCCCTCGAGTCGGCCGCGCGGGCGTCTCTGCGCGCGCCGTCGGTGTTCAACACCCAGCCGTGGAAGTGGCGCATCACCGGCGATATCGCCGAGCTCTCTTCTGATCCGGAGCGCCGGCTCGGTGTGACCGACGCGGAGGGGCGCCTGCTGCTGCTCAGCTGCGGTGGCGCGCTGCATCACGCGCGGGTCGCCCTGGCCGCACAGGGCTGGTGCGCGCAGGTCGACCGCCTGCCGGACGATCGGAGCCCGGACCTGCTGGCCCGGATCCGGGTGACCGGCCGTACCGCGCCGGACTCTGAAGCCGGGAGCCTGGCAGACGCGATCAGCCGCCGGCGCACCGATCGCCGGGCCTTCGGCGAACGCCGCCTGTCGGACGAGACGCTGGCGCGGCTGAGCCGGCTGGTGGAAGCGGAGGGTGCACGCCTGCACCAGGTGCCGGACGAGCGCGTCCCGGTGCTCTCCGTGGTGGTGGACCAGGCCGCCGACGTGGAGTACTTCGACCCGGCCCACCGCAGCGAGCTCACCCGCTGGACGCATCGGCCGGCGTGGACGGGCGACGGGGTGCCACCCGCCACCGCCGTGCAGACCAGCCTGCGCAGGGTGCCGTCGCGCAACTTCCTCCCGTCCGGCTCACCGGGCCTGCTCGCCGGCGCGGGTGGCGACGAGGGCGCGGCGTACGTGATTCTCTTCGGTGCCGGTGACCGCCCGCTTGACCTGCTGTGCGGCGGGGAGGCGATGTCGGCGCTGCTGCTGGGTGCGACTGCCGAGGGCGTCGCGACCGCGCCGATCAGCGAGGCCGTCGAGGTGGCCTGGCCGCGCCAGCTTCTGCGGCGGCTGCTGCCCGACGTCGGCGAACCCTTCCTGATCGTGCGGCTCGGCTACGTCGACTCCGACGAGGTGCTGCCGGTATCGCCGCGGCGCGAGGCACACGACACCATCCAGGTCGACGACTAA